Part of the Paenibacillus aurantius genome, GGGTATAGATCGCTTTATGCTCCCCAGGCCGGAACGCGGCCTTGGCTCGTCCGGTTTCGGGAGCGGCCGACCGGCTGGAGGCGGGCAGGGTTTCGGGAACCTTGATCCAAACGAGAATCAGATAGGCCAGGACGGAAAGGGCACAAATCAGGAACACAATCCGGGAGCTCCAGGCAAAAAGCACCACCCCGATCAGCGGACCGCCTGCCGATCCCACGTTCAGGGCGGTATGCAGCAGAGCGAACACTTCCGCGCGCTTGTTCTCGGGGACAACGTCGGCGATCTGGGCGTTGGCCGCCGGCATGAAGAGGGCGGCGCCTATTCCGTTCAGGATGGAAATGACCGCGTATTCCCATACGCTTTCCGCAAAGATATATCCGCTCAAGGTTACGGTCTGGATCAGCAGGGAAACGATCAGAACGGGCTTGCGCCCAAACCGGTCGCTTATATTTCCGGCAAAAAGATTCACCAGCAGCCCGCAGAGCGGCTGCAGTCCGATAATGATCATGGGAAGCAGAAGAGACGAGTTCAGCTTGTCATACAGATAGAGGACAAGGAATGGCCTTACCATGAAATTGGTGAGGGAGGTAAGGATCGTTCCGATCACCCTGATCCATATGGCCGTATCGTAATTGTGGTAAAAGGTAGTTAATTTCTTGCGCATGACAGCCTCCTGGTGGTTATAAACGACATAGTCCCATTATATCGGCTCCCCCGGGAAGAAAAAGATGCAAAATAATTAAAACCATTTCATCTTTTTTCGTTTCCGGGGGAGGAAACATCTTGACAGAGAGACCGGCCTTTCCTATGCTTAAATAAGCACAAATGAACATAAAGTGAATACAAATGAGTGGGAGTGGGAAAGGATGAACAACCCTTCAACGGTACGGGGGAACAAGTCACCGGTTCAATGGCAGGCTCATCAGAATTCGAATGCCGAGGTGCCCGAGAATACAATGTCTGCACTGGAATATGTCTGGAGCTTGGGAGGAATCCCCGAGCTTGATATCCGGCAGACGGCGGACGGAGTCATCATTGGCATTCACGACGCCACCCCGGCGAGAACCGCCTCGGTTCCGGAGGGAATGGAGAACAAGCCGGTAGCCGAAGTCACCTACGCCGAAATGAAAGACTGGGATACGGGCATTCGTTTCGGGGAAGCGTTCAAGGGAGAGAAGGTTCCGGCCCTTTCCGATATTCTGGAAGTGCTCGCGGCCCATCCGGAACGGGAGCTCTATCTCGACTTCAAGCAGGTGGACCTGGAGAAGCTGGCGGAGCTCGTAGCGCGTTACGGGGTGGGAAGCCAGATTATTTTCGCCCATAACGATCCGGCCAACTGCCGTACCGTCAAGCGGCTCGCTCCCGAAATCCGCACGATGCAGTGGGTATCCGGCGGGGGAACCCCGGAAGGGATCTCCAAGGTCGTCAAGGAAGCCGCCGAATCCGGTTATGAGGGGCTGGATATTATCCAGATCCATCTGAAGGATGCCGCCTCCGAATCGGCCGATGGCTGGCGCTACGCCGTTCAGCCGGATTTCCTGCGGGCCACATTGGAAGAAACAGCAGCGGCGGGCATTGAGCTCGAGGTGCTCCCTTTCCGGTTTACCACGGAATCGATGCATGCTCTGCTTGATATGGGAATCCGCCGGTTTGCCATCGACGAGCCGAAGGTGTTCGTGGAGACCCTGCTCAGTTATCCTGGCTTCGCTTAATTCCTACCATAAAGCGGTTTTCTCCAAGGGGAGAAAGCCGTTTTTATTGTGATGATATTTGGGCCCAAATATTATGAATTTTTGGAAAATATCCAGGAAAATGATTGACGGTTTGGGCGGCGCGCTGGTAAAATGAGGAACAGATAAGGAGGCTCGTGGGCTTCCGGACCGCCATTCAAGATCAGCCTGAACCGTCAGGGATAAAGGAGTTTATGCGCCTTGCCTAAATTGAAGGATATCGCCGAGCATGTGGGAGTCTCTATCTCCACCGTTTCCCGCGTGATCAACAACGATTCAAGCCGTCATATCAACCAGGAGACCAAGACCCGCGTCTGGAAGGCGGTAGAGGAGCTGGGCTACGAAACGGCAGGGCTTGGAAAGAAGCAGAACCGCAAGAACGAACGGAATTCGGGCCGGGAAGGTTTGCAGATCGGGTGCATCGTGTCGGCTCCCCAGAACAAATACAACCATCCCTATTTCTCTCCTATTCTGGAAGGGATCGAAAGGAAGCTGACCGAACAGAACAGCTCGCTCGCCTACGTGCTGACGCTGGAGGAAATTCAGGGCGAATCGGCCTTGGGCCGTCTCCTGCAGGAAACGCGGCTGGACGGAATCATTATAATAGAAGGAATTCCTTCCACCCTCTATGAAAAAATCAAGAAAAGCGTGCCAGCCGTCGTCGGAATCGATATTTCGGACTCTACCGTTCCCGTCATCACCTATGACCGGGTGCAGGCAGCCAAAACGGCGGTCCGCCACCTGATAGCGGAAGGCCATGAACGCATTGCTTTCATCGGCGGGAACGGACTGACGGGTGAGATGGAGCGGGAGAAGAGATACCGCGGGTACCGCTATGCGATGGAGGAAGCCGG contains:
- a CDS encoding MDR family MFS transporter, with translation MRKKLTTFYHNYDTAIWIRVIGTILTSLTNFMVRPFLVLYLYDKLNSSLLLPMIIIGLQPLCGLLVNLFAGNISDRFGRKPVLIVSLLIQTVTLSGYIFAESVWEYAVISILNGIGAALFMPAANAQIADVVPENKRAEVFALLHTALNVGSAGGPLIGVVLFAWSSRIVFLICALSVLAYLILVWIKVPETLPASSRSAAPETGRAKAAFRPGEHKAIYTLTVLALPVSLLYAQVESTLPLHLQTHFLDFKTVYAAMLTFNGLTVILLQLWLAKRTEGLPPYHVVAAAYGMFSLVALGYGFSPYVILLFAVEFLFTIGEMLFGPHIQKVIARIAPVEQRGQYFSIYGMNWQIGRAIGPVAGGWMLEKANGEVMFFVFALLLMASGILQVIQVRSLYGRAARALEKAV
- a CDS encoding glycerophosphodiester phosphodiesterase codes for the protein MNNPSTVRGNKSPVQWQAHQNSNAEVPENTMSALEYVWSLGGIPELDIRQTADGVIIGIHDATPARTASVPEGMENKPVAEVTYAEMKDWDTGIRFGEAFKGEKVPALSDILEVLAAHPERELYLDFKQVDLEKLAELVARYGVGSQIIFAHNDPANCRTVKRLAPEIRTMQWVSGGGTPEGISKVVKEAAESGYEGLDIIQIHLKDAASESADGWRYAVQPDFLRATLEETAAAGIELEVLPFRFTTESMHALLDMGIRRFAIDEPKVFVETLLSYPGFA
- a CDS encoding LacI family DNA-binding transcriptional regulator, whose product is MPKLKDIAEHVGVSISTVSRVINNDSSRHINQETKTRVWKAVEELGYETAGLGKKQNRKNERNSGREGLQIGCIVSAPQNKYNHPYFSPILEGIERKLTEQNSSLAYVLTLEEIQGESALGRLLQETRLDGIIIIEGIPSTLYEKIKKSVPAVVGIDISDSTVPVITYDRVQAAKTAVRHLIAEGHERIAFIGGNGLTGEMEREKRYRGYRYAMEEAGLAVDPEWILNTGWDVNESYRLMAERLGKAGPERPTAVFAASDMLAISAMRAAAEQGLRIPEDMAFVGHDNIEVSQFTMPPLSTVHVPKYEIGMMAAKVLIDQCAERSPLPFKLVMPFEMILRPSSVRTPDS